TGTGTGCTTCTAATTCATCATGACATTGAAAGCAAGCATAGTATTTTTTGCAAAGAAAACATTTATTCCCGACAACATCCACAGCAGAAGCATAATGAACGCATCGTCCTTGATTATCGACCACCGAACCATGGATTTTTTCCAACTCACACGCTCCTTTGTGCAAGACTCTTCGAGATTCTTTTAGCTATAACAGCAGCTAAAAATGCTTTGATCGTGTCTCCTGGAATAAAAGCCAGACTACCTGCTAAGCTTGCTGATAAAGACACATCAGATAACATACTGACTCCCACAGCTCCGCAAAAGTCAATAAACAATGCGCCAAAAAGAAACGTGATTCCAAAAGCGTAACCCAGCTTCTGATTATTTGGATTAAATCTTTCGCTCAACCAACCAATTAAGAAGCTAGCAAATGGGTAAGCAAAAAGGTATCCTGCTGTAACACTGAAAAAGACCGTCATTCCACCTCTACCTCCCGCTAAAATAGGAAAACCAATAGCGACAAGTAGTAGAAAAAGCAAGGTTGCAATCGTCCCATTTTTCTTACCAAGAAGTAAGCCGCTCAGCATAAAACCAGCATTTTGAATAACAATCGGCACTGGTAAAAGAGTAATCGGAATTGGCGGAAAAAAACCTAAAACGATAATAATACTGATCATAATCGCAATTTTAGTGATATCTTTTGTTTTCATTGATGCCCTCCAATATATATTCTATATTTAAAATACCTTTTCTGCTTTCTTTTGTCAACCCATTAATAAAACGAGTTAACCAAAAAAACACCTCAATCCCCCCCTCCTAAGAGCACTTTCAATGAGGTACTTATATTCCTTTGCTTTTTTTGGCTGATAAAGACAACTAAAAAACAAGTCTTTAGTTGTTTTTCTTGATGAGAATGATACAATAAAGTAAAAAGTACTTTTATCTAGATTTGGAGAGGATGAGCAACTTGATACACTTTAGTTCAAAGGAAGCAGAAAAGCAATATTATGAGCAACAAGCCGATGAGACTGAATTTTTGAAATGGTACCATCAACAAGAACTTCCTGAATATGAAAAACCTTCTCTGACTGTAGATATTGTTTTGATGTGTTATAACAAAGAAGAAGATCAATTAAAAATCTTGCTGATCAAAAGAAAAGGTCATCCTTATAGAAATTCCTGGGCTTTGCCTGGAGGATTTGTTAATAGAAATGAGTCGACTGGCGAAAGTGTCTTGCGAGAGACTAAAGAAGAAACTGGCGTAGTTATTTCTAAAGATAACATTGAACAGCTTCATAGCTTCAGCAGACCGGACCGTGACCCCAGAGGTTGGGTTGTCACGATTAGTTATCTAGCCTTTATTGGTGAAGAGCCTTTGATTGCAGGAGATGATGCAAAAGAAGTTCGTTGGTTTACGATGGAACGCAAGGAAAGCACTCTTTCACTTACAAATGGTGATGTAGAAATTATATTAGATTTGAAAAGCGGTGCTTCAACGGGAAAAGACACGCTAGCATTTGACCATAGCGAAATCATTTTAAAAGCCTTTAATCGTGTAGCCAATAAAATGGAACATGATCCGCAAGTGTTGCAAGTTTTAGGTAAAGATTTCACGATTACGGAAGCCCGCAAAGTATTTGCTAAGTTTTCTGGCGTTGATTACAAAACAATCGATCACTCAAACTTTAAAAAAGCGATGCTCCATCATTTTGAAGAAATTGGAGAACGACCTGTAGGTATTGGGCGTCCTTCTAAAATTTACCAGCTAAAACCTGAAACATCTTACAAAGATTAATCATTACCATCAAAAGAGAAGGGTTGGTATTATGGTCATTTACTTAAGAACAGCAACAGCAGCTGACCTACCTGAAATAATGCAAATCATCTATGCTGCTCGTCGGCTACTTGAAAAAAATAAAGTTCCTCAATGGCAAAACGGTGAAGGTCCGAATGTACTACAGCTAGAGCAAGATATTGCCCGTCAGCAGTGCTATCTATTGATTGTCGATCAACATATTGCTGGCCTTGGAATCATTTCGACAGATAAAGAAGCGCCATATGAACAGATAAAAAAAGGTCAGTGGCTGGAAACTACAAGAGATTATGCGGTGCTTCATCGTGTTGCACTCGCTCCTGCTTATCAAGGTAAAGGTCTGGCATTGACGTTAATGAATTTTCTGGTTACTGTTGCTAGGTTAAGCGATCATCTCGATATAAGAATCGATACACATCCGCAAAATATAGCCATGCAGCAACTAGTAAAAAAAGCGGGTTTCGTTTACCGTGGGGATATTTTACTCCCTGTACCTGATGGTGAGCGTGTAGCCTATCAATTAATCTTGTCATAAGATCACATCTTATTTATTATTATTCAGCAGGATTCACTTTAATATAATGAAATAGGTGAGCAGACCCCCACTCTACGAGGGGGTTCTGCTCACCTAAAATCAGTATAGAATAAGAAACGTTACTTCTGTTCCTCTTTCAAGAAAAATTATTTTAAGACTTGTTTAGCAATAAAGCTTGAATATTTTACTTGGCCCTCCACATTTGGATGAACACGATCATCATAAAACCACTCTTCATGCTCATTACTGTAATTGTACCAATCCAATACAACTAAATTTTTGTATTTCTTTTTCATTGTTTCCAACATTCCATTGACTTCGTTTTGCCATCTACGCGTTGGAACTCGGACGTTGATCCAGTAAACGTTACGTTTAGAACCAATCGCCGTCATAAATTCATCAAATTGTGCTTCTGTAAACGATCCATTTGTTCCAAGTCCAACCAAAACATTATTTTTCAATAGCTTCTCTTTGTCTAGCTTTTCAATAGTTGGGGTGCTAGTGTACAACTGTCTGCCAACTTCTCCATCGACAATCATTTTAGGGAAAATTTCTTGTAGACCTGCTGTTGCATCCAAAATAACCGAATCACCAAAAGCTGTGATCTCCATTTCTTGAGCTTTCTTGATTTCTTCTGCCGTCAAATCAAGATTCGCTTGTGGTGCTACAGTTGACTGCTTAGTAGAATCTGTTGTTTTTCCTTCGTTTTTAGCTTTTTCTTCGGCTTTTCTCTGATCAGCTTTCTTTTTGTTGGCTGCGATATTTTTTTGGAGTTGCTCTTGTTGGGCAGTAACTTCATTGGAAGGAGCCACGGCCAAAGCAAATAGTGCAAAACAAGATAGAACCACACTGATTAAAGCCGTTATTTTCGGTACAGCAACCCACGGTTTGCGGAAAAAGTCTTTGATAGCAAACCAAGTATACTGATAATAGAATTTTCCCAGTGGTTTTTCAATAAACCGATAAGAAAGTTCACTGATACCCAAAATCAAAGCAATCTCAATTAGCGAGTGTAAAAGGACATGATCACTTAAATTTTTGATTTTTGCTTCATAAAAAATCATAACTGGAAATTGATACAAATAAATACCATAGCTTCTTTTTCCAAACCAGCTAAATATAGGATTGGTCAGCCAACGATTTAAATCTGCTCCAGGATGGGCAGTCACTGCAACCAATAACGTTGCAAAAATGCTGACAATAAACATACCACCATAGTATACAAAAGCAAAGTGATCTGCTAAAAATAAAAAGGAAATTAATAGGACAGCTAGTGACGCAATACCTACTCCATTTAATAGTTTTTTTGCTTTTATCGGAATTTCTTCTTTTAAACGGAAACTTGGCCAAACAAATGCTAAACCACTTCCCATCAATATTGAAAATAGCCTTGTATCTGTTCCATAATAAACTCTTGTTGGATCTGCTCCTGGAGTGTACAGAGCAGCCATCAAAATCCCGGACCCCACGGCCAATGCCATAATTAATCCAAATATTTTCCCACTGTGTTTTACATACTTTTTAAGGACAATAAATAACAAGGGCCAAATCAAATAGTTCTGCGCTTCAACGGCAAGTGACCAAATATGAGTGAATGGTGACTGCGTAGTAAATCGATCAAAATATGAAAATCCTCTAAAGATCTGCCACCAATTATTATAATATAACACGCTGCTAGCAACCACACTGCGCAAGTTATTCAGTAAGTCTCTTTGAAAAAATACAATATATGCTGATGCCCCAACCAGCATGGCAATAAGCCCGGGGTACAGCCGTTTCATCCGGCGAATATAAAAGCCTTTAACATCGATTGTTTCATTTTGAAGCCATTCTTGTCTTAGTAAATCCGTAATCAAATATCCAGAAACCGCAAAAAAAATAGGGACGCCTAAATAGCCCCCACGCATGATATTAGGGAACAAGTGATAGAGAATCACGCCGACAACCGCAATAGTTCGGATCCCATCGAACCCGGTAATATAACGGCGATTTTCTAACCTTTTTTTATTATTCATTTATATTTTCCAACTTTACTAGTATTCTTTTTTGTAATTCGAGTAATTTTTAACAAAGGAAACATGATTTGAAAATGACAGATGATAGAAAAAATAAGTCGCGTTTGACCAAAAAAGGTGGTCTGTTGAAGTGTAGAAAAATTTCTATCTGGCTCATGTTCTTTGACGGTCGTTGTTTTTCTGACCGATTTAATGTAGTAAGTTAAATATACGTTCTTTCTTAACAAATGGCAAGGACTCTCCCTCTGATTCTTAATTTTTTTAAGTAAATTTTAGACATTTTTTTCTGGACAAAATCAAAGTGGTGAAAACGAACTAAAAAGGAGACTTTTAACGTCTTTTATTTTGAGTAAAAAGACTGTTTAATAAATGTAATATAATCTTGCAACTCAAATTTTGCTCATCTATTATGTTACACATTCTTTTTATTTAACCTAGCTTTTTTGACAATAACATATCTGTACTCTGTTCTATTTTTTGATGTAATACCCCTGTCATTTTTAACTAAAAATAGTAGAGCTATCCCAAAAGTTGATAAAAACTTTTGGGATAGCTCTACTACTCATTCTTCTTTAAACTTAACACTTTATTTCTTTTAAACAAGTAATGCGTATAATGATGGATTATCACTTAAATCAATATATTTAGGATCAAATTCCGCCATTTTATCTAACAAATTCGGTAATTCTTCTTTATTTTTCAATAAAATACCTAAGACAACAGGTCCAGTACCACGATTCACTTTTTTTGTATACTCAAAACGAGTAATGTCATCATCCGGTCCTAAGATATCCGTTACAAACTCTCTTAAAGCTCCTGGACGCTGAGGAAAATTGATTACAAAATAGTGTTTTAATCCTTCAAAAATCAATGAGCGCTCTTCAATTTCTTCCATGCGATTGATATCGTTATTACCACCACTAATTATACAGACAACATTTTTTCCTCGAATATCGTCTTTAATTAGTTCTAATGCGGAAACACTCAAGGCACCTGCTGGTTCTACGACGATTGCTTGTTTTGTATATAATTCTAAAATAGTCGAACAGACTTGTCCTTCATCTATGGCTAATAATTTGTCAACATATTCAAGGGCATGCTCATAGGTTAAATCTCCGACTTGTTTAACCGCAGCACCATCTACAAATTTTTCCACGCTATCTAGCATTACTGGTTTTCCTTCATCAAAGGCCGCCCGCATAGATTGAGCTCCAAGCGGTTCTACACCAATAACAGCCGTAGTTGGACTGACATTTTTTGTATAGGCTGAAACCCCGCTGACTAAACCTCCACCGCCAATTGCTGCCAATAAGTAATCCACTTGAAATTCAGATGCGTTAGCTTCTTGAAAGACTTCTACTGCTACAGTTCCTTGACCAGCCATAATATTTAGATCATTAAAAGGATCGATAAATGCTTTGCTATTGGCTTTGGCATATTCTTTAGCAGCTTTAGCAGATGCATCAAACGTATCCCCAATCAATTGTACCGTTACTTCGTCTCCGCCAAAAAATTTTACTTGAGAAATTTTTTGCTGTGGTGTTGTTGTCGGCATAAAAATAGTTGCAGAAACGTTCATTTCATGACAAGTATAAGCTACACCTTGAGCATGATTGCCGGCGCTCGCGCAAACCACACCATTTTTCAGTTTTTCTGGAGAAGTTTGTTTAATCGCATAATAAGCTCCTCTTAATTTGAATGAACGAACTTTTTGCAAATCTTCTCTTTTTAAATAAACATTACATTGATATTTTTGAGATAGATACAGATCGTATTGTAACGGTGTTTTTGTCACAACTCCGTTTAGTGCATCATATGCTGACTCAATTTTTTCTTTTGTTAACTTCACCAAATTCCCCTCACCTCTTACTATGTAAAAAGTTGAGAAAAAAACTCTTTTTCTCAACTTTTAATTACTAGTTTAGTCTTCTCTTGATACAAAAGGCATCATTTTACGTAACTCTGCCCCAACTTTTTCAATTGGATGTCCAGCATTATCTTTACGCATTTGATTGAAATCTTTAAAGCCATTTTTGTTATCGTCGATGAATCCTTTTGCAAATTTACCATTTTGGATATCGGTAAGAACTTCTTTCATATTAGCTTTTGCTTCAGCAGTTACAACACGAGGACCCGAAACGTAGTCGCCGTATTCAGCAGTATTTGAGATAGAATTACGCATTTTCTCAAATCCCCCTTCATAAATAAGGTCAACAATCAATTTCAATTCGTGACATACTTCAAAGTACGCTAATTCTGGTTGGTAACCTGCTTCTGTCAAAGTTTCAAAACCTGCTTCAATCAAGCTGGTTAAACCACCACATAATACCGCTTGCTCCCCAAATAAATCTGTTTCAGTTTCTTCTTTAAAGGTTGTTTCTAATACACCAACACGCGTTGCACCGATTCCTTTGGCATAAGATAATGCTACATCACTCGCTTTGCCTGTTGCATCTTGATAAACTGCAAATAATGCTGGCACTGCAAATCCTTCTGTAAAGGTACGACGTACAAGGTGTCCTGGTCCTTTAGGAGCAACTAAGAAAACATCCACATCTTTTGGTGGGTTGATTACATCAAAATGAATATTGAAGCCATGACCGAATGCTAACGCATTGCCTGCTTCTAAATTTGGTGCAATTTCATTGTCATAAAGATCTCCTTGAATTTCATCTGGAGCTAGAATCATGACTACATCTGCTTTTTTAGATGCTTCTTCAACTGTTAACACATCAAATCCATCATTACGAGCAGCTTCTGCTGATTTCCCTTCACGAATTCCAATGATTACTTGATTACCATTATCTCTAAGGTTTTGTGCATGCGCATGTCCTTGTGAGCCGTAACCGATGATTGCGATTGTTTTACCTTCTAATTGATTGTTCTCTACTGAATTATCATAATATACTTTTGCCATTGTTAAACCCTCCAAATTTTTTATGCTTATAAGCGTATGCTTTAAGACCTATTTTTAGTTGTTGCCTCTAGTAAATCCTGTCACACCTGTTCGTGCTAATTGTTTAATACCGTAAGGTGCAACGACATCTACAAAAGCACTGATTTTTTCACTGGTGCCTGTGACTTGAATCACGACAGAACGTGTCCCAACATCGATTACATTCGCTCGAAATGGATCAATCACTGAAAATAATTCAGCGCGAACCGCTGCTGGTGCATTGACTTTGACTAATGCTAATTCTCTTTCTAAGTGTGCTTCATCCGTGATATCAGAAACTTTGATCACATCGATTTGTTTGTTTAATTGTTTGGTCACTTGTTCACTTTCGTTTAAATCTGCCACTTGGACAACAATCGTAATCCGCGAAACATCAGCTAATTCTGTTGGCCCTACCGAGATACTATCAATGTTTACTTGTCGGCGTGTCAAAACGCCACTGAAGCGATTTAAGACACCAGAATTATTATTGACTGTTGCTGTAATAATACGTCTCATTTTAGTCCACCCCCAGCATCTGATAGTTTGCTTTACCTGCCGGAACCATTGGTAACACATGTTCCGTTGGTGACACCATGACTTCAATCAACAAAGGACCCGTTTCCTTAAATGCTTCGGTCAATTCAGCTTCTACCGTTTTTGGGTCTTCTATTCTAATCCCTCTGATATGATAGGCTTCTGCCATCTTCACAAAGTCCGGCTGTGTTTCAAAAACTGATTCCGAGCGACGTTCACCGAAG
The Enterococcus silesiacus DNA segment above includes these coding regions:
- a CDS encoding biotin biosynthesis protein BioY codes for the protein MKTKDITKIAIMISIIIVLGFFPPIPITLLPVPIVIQNAGFMLSGLLLGKKNGTIATLLFLLLVAIGFPILAGGRGGMTVFFSVTAGYLFAYPFASFLIGWLSERFNPNNQKLGYAFGITFLFGALFIDFCGAVGVSMLSDVSLSASLAGSLAFIPGDTIKAFLAAVIAKRISKSLAQRSV
- a CDS encoding DNA mismatch repair protein MutT, coding for MSNLIHFSSKEAEKQYYEQQADETEFLKWYHQQELPEYEKPSLTVDIVLMCYNKEEDQLKILLIKRKGHPYRNSWALPGGFVNRNESTGESVLRETKEETGVVISKDNIEQLHSFSRPDRDPRGWVVTISYLAFIGEEPLIAGDDAKEVRWFTMERKESTLSLTNGDVEIILDLKSGASTGKDTLAFDHSEIILKAFNRVANKMEHDPQVLQVLGKDFTITEARKVFAKFSGVDYKTIDHSNFKKAMLHHFEEIGERPVGIGRPSKIYQLKPETSYKD
- a CDS encoding acetyltransferase, which encodes MVIYLRTATAADLPEIMQIIYAARRLLEKNKVPQWQNGEGPNVLQLEQDIARQQCYLLIVDQHIAGLGIISTDKEAPYEQIKKGQWLETTRDYAVLHRVALAPAYQGKGLALTLMNFLVTVARLSDHLDIRIDTHPQNIAMQQLVKKAGFVYRGDILLPVPDGERVAYQLILS
- a CDS encoding acyltransferase yields the protein MNNKKRLENRRYITGFDGIRTIAVVGVILYHLFPNIMRGGYLGVPIFFAVSGYLITDLLRQEWLQNETIDVKGFYIRRMKRLYPGLIAMLVGASAYIVFFQRDLLNNLRSVVASSVLYYNNWWQIFRGFSYFDRFTTQSPFTHIWSLAVEAQNYLIWPLLFIVLKKYVKHSGKIFGLIMALAVGSGILMAALYTPGADPTRVYYGTDTRLFSILMGSGLAFVWPSFRLKEEIPIKAKKLLNGVGIASLAVLLISFLFLADHFAFVYYGGMFIVSIFATLLVAVTAHPGADLNRWLTNPIFSWFGKRSYGIYLYQFPVMIFYEAKIKNLSDHVLLHSLIEIALILGISELSYRFIEKPLGKFYYQYTWFAIKDFFRKPWVAVPKITALISVVLSCFALFALAVAPSNEVTAQQEQLQKNIAANKKKADQRKAEEKAKNEGKTTDSTKQSTVAPQANLDLTAEEIKKAQEMEITAFGDSVILDATAGLQEIFPKMIVDGEVGRQLYTSTPTIEKLDKEKLLKNNVLVGLGTNGSFTEAQFDEFMTAIGSKRNVYWINVRVPTRRWQNEVNGMLETMKKKYKNLVVLDWYNYSNEHEEWFYDDRVHPNVEGQVKYSSFIAKQVLK
- a CDS encoding threonine dehydratase (catalyzes the formation of 2-oxobutanoate from L-threonine; biosynthetic), with the translated sequence MKLTKEKIESAYDALNGVVTKTPLQYDLYLSQKYQCNVYLKREDLQKVRSFKLRGAYYAIKQTSPEKLKNGVVCASAGNHAQGVAYTCHEMNVSATIFMPTTTPQQKISQVKFFGGDEVTVQLIGDTFDASAKAAKEYAKANSKAFIDPFNDLNIMAGQGTVAVEVFQEANASEFQVDYLLAAIGGGGLVSGVSAYTKNVSPTTAVIGVEPLGAQSMRAAFDEGKPVMLDSVEKFVDGAAVKQVGDLTYEHALEYVDKLLAIDEGQVCSTILELYTKQAIVVEPAGALSVSALELIKDDIRGKNVVCIISGGNNDINRMEEIEERSLIFEGLKHYFVINFPQRPGALREFVTDILGPDDDITRFEYTKKVNRGTGPVVLGILLKNKEELPNLLDKMAEFDPKYIDLSDNPSLYALLV
- a CDS encoding ketol-acid reductoisomerase; translated protein: MAKVYYDNSVENNQLEGKTIAIIGYGSQGHAHAQNLRDNGNQVIIGIREGKSAEAARNDGFDVLTVEEASKKADVVMILAPDEIQGDLYDNEIAPNLEAGNALAFGHGFNIHFDVINPPKDVDVFLVAPKGPGHLVRRTFTEGFAVPALFAVYQDATGKASDVALSYAKGIGATRVGVLETTFKEETETDLFGEQAVLCGGLTSLIEAGFETLTEAGYQPELAYFEVCHELKLIVDLIYEGGFEKMRNSISNTAEYGDYVSGPRVVTAEAKANMKEVLTDIQNGKFAKGFIDDNKNGFKDFNQMRKDNAGHPIEKVGAELRKMMPFVSRED
- a CDS encoding acetolactate synthase small subunit; amino-acid sequence: MRRIITATVNNNSGVLNRFSGVLTRRQVNIDSISVGPTELADVSRITIVVQVADLNESEQVTKQLNKQIDVIKVSDITDEAHLERELALVKVNAPAAVRAELFSVIDPFRANVIDVGTRSVVIQVTGTSEKISAFVDVVAPYGIKQLARTGVTGFTRGNN